In the Drosophila virilis strain 15010-1051.87 chromosome 4, Dvir_AGI_RSII-ME, whole genome shotgun sequence genome, CCCTTGTGTGTTGTATGTTTGATAACTGAAAACCTGCATGAGGTCTCCTTAAGtaaaccaaaatattttatgttatagtcacaaaaaataaacaataacatcaacgatttgtatatttttctattaatttataattaaatttgtgtatttgtaaACAATTAAGGCAAAAGCGAGAGCCTTCAAATAACACCTCCAGAATAGAGAGATGGCAACTTCGTTATAAAGCTGGTTGAGTCGGCTTCGATAAAAAGTATTAAATGTACTTTGTGCATTTGTCAACTTTAGCTTTTAAGCAATTATTAACTGatttatgtttgtatttaatgaaaatgcaCACAAACCGCAAAAACGCAAAGTAATTTTTGTActtaaaacaaattcaattttgaaaGTGTgccatttgcaaatatttctattctattattattgtcaACTATTTATAAAAGTACTATAAATAAAAGTGTATAAATGGtaaaattcatttgtttactatgttaatttttaaaattagcgAAAATTAGTTATCGAAATTcgcaattttatatatatatttgtatatgtttgtgacaggcagaaggaagcatgtCCGACcctatagagtatatatattccttatcAGTGTAAATAGAAATGTTATAGATTTTtgaaaatcaaccttttttgaagATTTAATCAGATATATATGTCTTGTTTTTAGAATCGAAATAGACCCTTTGTTATGTACAAGCTAATTATAAGTAGATGAGCCCTTAAGTTATGCTTAGAGTAGGCTACGAAATGTCACGCTTTGATTCTGAGATTTTCGACATTGGCTTAAAAAATCAGTATCACTCAAAACAGTTAACACAACCACAAAGTACATATTTTTTCTAGAACTCCTAGTAAcacgattttattttataatttttttgttattgttatatcACCGACAATTTCCGGATTTGAGGAACATGAATATAAATCCCAATGAGCCACGACAAACAAATGCTTTTGAAGACTGGGAGCAGATGGTTTCGGCCCTGCCACAATCTGCATCAGGTCGTGCCCTAATTGGAAATAGTAGTCCGAATGGAGGAGAACGATCGGCCATGCTGCGCTATCATCAGCGTGGCCCtagacatggacatggacatggacatggacacaGGCATAGATACTTGCACGCTCGAGCCGAGGCTGCATTATCCACGCTGCGGCGCAGGAATCGTCGTCCAACTTGCAAGAATTGCCGTCATCTGGGACGGGTTAATAAGCACTATAAGCGTCTGCTAAAGCGACTGCGTATTCGCGTGCGTCGCACTAATGAGCGCCAATAGGAATCTGCTCGACCGATCCCCAACTCGTTGCGTGTGTCGTGctttataattttcattacAAATTTTGTGCATCCATGTCTGTTTATTAAACTGAGATCCTCTTGgcagtgtatatatatatatctatatatatataatttgtgtgtgctttagTTGTGTGCGTTGCCCTACTCCTCTCCTGAGACCCTGGTGCGGCCAATTGAATGATCGGCAGAGACCAAAATAAAGTGCGCCGCGAGCGCTGAGGCACATGGCCCAAGTACTCAACACGGCGGCGTCGGTGCCGCCAATTGataaaagataaaaataaagagtATGCCACGCaagaatttgttttattttgctcgCATCTCGAATCTCgattgcatttgcttgtaaattCTTGAGACGAACGCGCGGCGCGTGCATTGAACGTTTCAAGGCGATTACATAAATCGAACGAAATAATAAAGTGAAATATGCAGAAAACGCTCAAAAAGGAGCTCAGCTTCTCGCTGGACACGCTGGAACGCTATCGCGCCAAATATGGACGCAGTGCATCGCTGGACACAAATGGACACAGCCAACAGATGGAGCCACAGCGCGATGCAGCACATACaacagccccagccccagcccgtTCCCCGCCGCCCTCGCTCTTTAAGGCCAACTCTCCACCCAAGCTGACCAAGCTGCAGGAGCTACAACAGAAGAAGGAGGCGTATATGCGGGCGCGCGAACACGAGCGCGAAATGGAGAAGTTACAGCGTGCGGATAAAGGCAACAGCAATGGCAGTGCCAGCCTGGACCTAACCAGacccagcaacagcagcagcagcagcaacaccgcAACTGGGAGCAGCAGTAACAGCGCCGCCAAGAGTAGCACCGCCTCGTCGGTGGCCGCCGCCCtggcgcagcagcaggcgaGCAAAACGGCCGCCGGCTACAGCAATTGGAGCAGCAATCACACAACGTTGAGTGGCCAGCCGTGGTGTGCGATCAGCGATCTTATGTATTTCTGTGACAAATACGAGTTCAAGACACTCAGCACGAGAGATCTGAAGACGCACCAGGAGATCGTCGCAGAGGTGCGTGCCTTGCTGTCAGGCAAGGCGCCATTTGATCAGCGCACACGCTTTCCCGGCAACATACACGATCCGGAGAATTTGTGGGTCTGCATTGGACGCTGCGCCAGCGTTGAATATCATTTGCAGCGCATCATTAGCGTCTTCCGAAAGCCGCTCAATCAGCTGACACCGGACAAACAGCGCGCTGTGCGTCAGAACTTTCATCTGGCTGTGAGTGAACTCCGGCTGGACATCTCGGCGCGCATCAGCGAGGTGCGCCTCTACGATCGTCTGGTGTTCGAGCGCGAATTTCGACTCGAGTGGCAGGATGAAGCCTAGAGAAAGAGATTGCGGGTTAGAGTGGGTACAATTGGTGATTTAACAAGCACAACAGTGGacaacaatttatttcatttcaaatttgGTTTGGAATTACTTTTCTATTTTGTCTTTTGGTGCGCAGTGAAAAagattacaaaaatattacaGGACTTAtggaaaaacacacacatacatatgccaCTTAACAAATGCTtgaatatgtatgcatattgcTTTCAATAACTAAAACTATAAATTATTAGACATATacttatctatatatatatttatatatatatgtacataattgGTATAATTGAGTAAACATCTTTTTTTGgttaccaaaaataaagcacTTGGTGGGCAATGCTGAAACTTTGCTTAAAAAATACGCAATTTGCATTATGAAACATTGCTcaaaggtgtgtgtgtgtgtgtgtgtgcgtggtgCTTAAATATCTAGCGGAAGATTTAAAGTTGAACATACATATTAGTTTAAGTTAGTTACAGTTTTGCGCCTTGGCAACTCGTGGGCTGACTTCAGTGGGCTACGTGACATTCGCAACGTGTGCATTTAGTTAACAAGTTTATCAACAATTGTAAGAGTCTAACAGAACTTCAGTTTCATTTTGCTGGTCTTGGGCACATTGCGTATGGTTAGCGAAATGCGTGGTGCTCGACGCACCAGATGATCCCCAATTTTGTATGTGTTCTCGCATAGATTGTAATTACAGATGCGATCGCATAGCGTATCCTCGTTGATCTCGCTAATGGCATGCATATAGTCGCTATACAGTGTGTCCTTCAATATGAGCAGGCTGCGTGGCTCCAAGAGAAGCTTGAATAGCACCTCGCCAGCTGCCTCGCCGGTGGTTTCGCGCTTGGTAAACTCCAGCACGGTGTGGGCACCACATGAAATGGTCGATATAATTGGATAGAAGAGCGGTCCGTCTGTGTGCGGCAAAATGCCCTGGCCCGGCAGGTATTCATTGACCAGCACATGATTGGCATTTTGCGACTCAAAGATGCCCAGATTGTTGACCTTGTCCACATAACTTTGCAGCCATTCGGGTATTTCTTCGGCTATCATGCCGTTGGGATGCGGCACACCGCCGTAGTTGACCAGGCGGCGATTGAGCAACTGCGTCCAGCGTGGCTTTGGTGTCCGCTCAATGTGACTTAATATGGATTGCTCTTGATCTGAGGTGATGAAGTTCGGAATGTACATGACCGTTGATGGGCACTACAATACATGTTTTATGCTGGTTAGCAAGTAGTCGATACTGAGACAACACCTGCTTACCTTGCGCACCTCAAAGTCGGTGAAA is a window encoding:
- the LOC6627975 gene encoding alpha-ketoglutarate-dependent dioxygenase alkB homolog 6 isoform X1, giving the protein MDFTDFEVRKCPSTVMYIPNFITSDQEQSILSHIERTPKPRWTQLLNRRLVNYGGVPHPNGMIAEEIPEWLQSYVDKVNNLGIFESQNANHVLVNEYLPGQGILPHTDGPLFYPIISTISCGAHTVLEFTKRETTGEAAGEVLFKLLLEPRSLLILKDTLYSDYMHAISEINEDTLCDRICNYNLCENTYKIGDHLVRRAPRISLTIRNVPKTSKMKLKFC
- the LOC6627976 gene encoding uncharacterized protein is translated as MQKTLKKELSFSLDTLERYRAKYGRSASLDTNGHSQQMEPQRDAAHTTAPAPARSPPPSLFKANSPPKLTKLQELQQKKEAYMRAREHEREMEKLQRADKGNSNGSASLDLTRPSNSSSSSNTATGSSSNSAAKSSTASSVAAALAQQQASKTAAGYSNWSSNHTTLSGQPWCAISDLMYFCDKYEFKTLSTRDLKTHQEIVAEVRALLSGKAPFDQRTRFPGNIHDPENLWVCIGRCASVEYHLQRIISVFRKPLNQLTPDKQRAVRQNFHLAVSELRLDISARISEVRLYDRLVFEREFRLEWQDEA
- the LOC6627975 gene encoding alpha-ketoglutarate-dependent dioxygenase alkB homolog 6 isoform X2 encodes the protein MDFTDFECPSTVMYIPNFITSDQEQSILSHIERTPKPRWTQLLNRRLVNYGGVPHPNGMIAEEIPEWLQSYVDKVNNLGIFESQNANHVLVNEYLPGQGILPHTDGPLFYPIISTISCGAHTVLEFTKRETTGEAAGEVLFKLLLEPRSLLILKDTLYSDYMHAISEINEDTLCDRICNYNLCENTYKIGDHLVRRAPRISLTIRNVPKTSKMKLKFC